The window TTGCGAATCACCTCGACCAGTTCCTTCTGCAAGGCCGGCAGGTAGTCCGGGGTGCTGCGTTGGCCGCGTTCGTGCGCCACGATGATCTGTAGACGCTCTTTCGCTACCGACGCGGTGCTTTGCTTTTTGTTGGCACGAAAGAAGTCAAAAAGGTTCATTGCTTAGTTGCCTCCAAACAGGCGCTCGAAGAATCCCTTCTTCTGTACATCAAGGAAACGATGCTCCACGGTTTTGCCCAGCAGGCGGTCAACGGTATCGCTGTAGGCCTGGCCGGCATCGCTCTGGTCGTCGAGGATCACGGGAACGCCCTGGTTGGATGCCTTGAGCACCGCCTGGGATTCCGGGATCACGCCGAGCAGGGTCACCGATAGGATTTCCTTGACGTCTTCGACGCCAAGCATTTCGCCTTTTTCGACACGCTCCGGGTGGTAGCGGGTGATCAGCAGGTGTTCCTTGATCGGGTCTTCACCGCGTTCGGCGCGACGGGACTTGCTGGCCAGCAGGCCGAGCATGCGGTCGGAGTCACGTACCGAGGACACTTCCGGGTTGGTCACGACGATCGCTTCGTCAGCGAAGTACATGGCCAGGTGGGCGCCTTTCTCGATGCCCGCCGGGGAGTCGCAGACCACGAACTCAAAGTCTTCCTTGAGTTGCATCAGGACTTTTTCCACGCCTTCGACGGTCAACGCGTCTTTGTCGCGGGTCTGGCTGGCGGCCAGCACGTAGAGATTTTCCAGGCGCTTGTCTTTGATCAGGGCCTGTTGCAGGTTGGCTTCGCCGTTGACCACGTTGACGAAGTCATACACCACGCGGCGCTCGCAACCCATGATCAGGTCGAGGTTACGCAAGCCCACGTCGAAGTCGACGATCACTGTTTTGTGGCCGCGCAGAGCGAGGCCGGTACCGATAGCGGCGCTGGTGGTGGTCTTACCCACA of the Pseudomonas sp. MAG733B genome contains:
- the minE gene encoding cell division topological specificity factor MinE, which encodes MNLFDFFRANKKQSTASVAKERLQIIVAHERGQRSTPDYLPALQKELVEVIRKYVNIGSDDVHVALESQGSCSILELNITLPDR
- the minD gene encoding septum site-determining protein MinD, giving the protein MAKILVVTSGKGGVGKTTTSAAIGTGLALRGHKTVIVDFDVGLRNLDLIMGCERRVVYDFVNVVNGEANLQQALIKDKRLENLYVLAASQTRDKDALTVEGVEKVLMQLKEDFEFVVCDSPAGIEKGAHLAMYFADEAIVVTNPEVSSVRDSDRMLGLLASKSRRAERGEDPIKEHLLITRYHPERVEKGEMLGVEDVKEILSVTLLGVIPESQAVLKASNQGVPVILDDQSDAGQAYSDTVDRLLGKTVEHRFLDVQKKGFFERLFGGN